In Streptomyces ambofaciens ATCC 23877, a single genomic region encodes these proteins:
- a CDS encoding spore wall synthesis complex protein, producing MPLSEHEQRMLEQMERALYAEDPKFATALEGSGLRTYTRRRVYQAVAGFLVGIALLMAGMVAQQVWLSVVGFLVMLGCAVLAVTGWRKAPKPGEQPAAGAGPQTRRQGRQKRSMMDRIDERWQRRRDEQQGGQ from the coding sequence GTGCCGCTCTCGGAGCACGAGCAGCGCATGCTCGAGCAGATGGAGCGAGCGCTGTACGCCGAAGATCCCAAGTTCGCGACAGCGCTCGAGGGAAGCGGGCTGCGTACGTACACCCGGCGACGGGTCTACCAGGCGGTCGCGGGCTTCCTCGTAGGTATTGCGCTCCTCATGGCCGGTATGGTCGCCCAGCAGGTCTGGCTCAGCGTGGTGGGCTTCCTCGTCATGCTGGGTTGTGCGGTCCTCGCCGTGACCGGCTGGCGCAAGGCCCCGAAGCCGGGTGAGCAGCCCGCCGCCGGTGCCGGACCACAGACACGCCGTCAGGGGCGTCAAAAACGCTCCATGATGGACCGCATCGACGAGCGCTGGCAGCGGCGCCGTGACGAGCAGCAGGGCGGCCAGTAG
- a CDS encoding SAV_6107 family HEPN domain-containing protein, which translates to MAHSSAAAARRRRAAGPATSLTGPASDVHPVLRRTTAPPAALDLLAQARAGLEEATVLETPNERYATAHLAALRTAAAVLAARGRPETTPRARARIRSAWEVLPEIAPELSDWSALFASGARRRARAEAGIQGAAGSRDADDLIRDVATFLRLVERMLVLQPVLPQPRPDADHSEADHRDSGRPARPGHPGDEHRDPARPAPDPPGDGRTGRRLPDAG; encoded by the coding sequence ATGGCCCACTCGTCCGCAGCCGCCGCCCGGCGGCGCCGCGCAGCCGGCCCTGCAACCTCACTGACCGGTCCGGCGAGCGACGTGCACCCCGTGCTGCGCCGGACAACCGCCCCGCCCGCCGCCCTCGACCTGCTCGCGCAGGCCCGGGCCGGTCTGGAGGAGGCCACCGTCCTCGAAACGCCGAACGAGCGCTACGCGACCGCCCATCTCGCCGCACTGCGCACCGCCGCCGCGGTGCTCGCCGCGCGGGGCCGCCCGGAGACCACCCCGCGGGCCCGGGCCCGCATCCGCAGCGCCTGGGAGGTGCTCCCCGAGATCGCGCCCGAGCTCTCCGACTGGAGCGCGCTCTTCGCCTCGGGTGCCCGGCGCCGGGCCCGGGCCGAGGCGGGCATCCAGGGCGCGGCGGGCAGCCGGGACGCCGACGACCTGATACGCGACGTGGCGACGTTCCTGCGCCTGGTGGAGCGCATGCTCGTCCTCCAGCCGGTCCTCCCGCAGCCCCGGCCCGACGCGGACCACTCCGAGGCGGACCACCGGGACTCCGGCCGTCCGGCCCGCCCGGGGCACCCCGGGGACGAGCACCGGGACCCCGCCCGGCCGGCCCCGGACCCCCCGGGGGACGGCCGTACGGGCCGGCGCCTGCCGGACGCGGGGTGA
- a CDS encoding transglutaminase TgpA family protein — translation MSGRARLALCAWAATLMTACAMLPLVDPATWILQAAFLLAVQSGVGAVARRVPLARPLTVAAQAVVTLLLLTLVFARQQALAGLVPGPQAFQRFADLLQQGGDDIARYAIPAPLGSDGIRLMLVGGVLVIGLLVDTLAVTFRSAAPAGLPLLALYSVAAGLSEGGTDWLWFLVAAAGYLMLLLAEGRDRLAQWGRVFGGAPRTPGGEPSGAVAPVRTGRRIGAFALGIALVVPLALPAMDGGLLDSARSGVGDGTGGGGTISAVNPLVSLRDSLNVDENRQVLSVDTDSNDIANLYLRIVSLDDFDGTTWKPSKRHITAVPNGAFPTPVGLGPDIERAETRATISAADWYAQDWLPMPYPPSGVRVAGNWRYEPVGMTLVGDHGQNTRGLTYEVRSLSVRPTADQLAAAPQPPGALKREYTELPDSLPEVVSQTARQVTAGAANPYEQAVRLQEYFAVNGGFEYDTQVKVGSGSEAIARFLKDKQGFCVHFSFAMAAMARSLGIPARVAVGFAPGSPQADGSVSVGLRDAHAWPEVYFEGVGWTRFEPTPTRGSTPSYTLTDTPDSSVPDPALPSRDARTEPSAAPSVSESCSAQDKKLEACASESAAAAPVTGGSGPKWYAVLAWVLGGLAVLLVPLAPMLWRMRTRAVRLGAHGRGEADAGPHTLAVWQELTDTAWDFGILPEESQTPRRAAARIVRLGQLDPAAAASVHRVADAVEQALYAPRPRLTSGLTEDVRRAEAGLRAGVGRATRLRARFAPRSTVRVVWAASAWWTASKRRVAAVRPTLRKAPGQQG, via the coding sequence ATGAGCGGGCGGGCTCGGCTGGCCCTGTGCGCGTGGGCGGCCACGCTGATGACGGCGTGCGCGATGCTGCCCCTGGTCGATCCGGCCACCTGGATCCTGCAGGCCGCGTTCCTCCTGGCGGTCCAGTCCGGGGTGGGCGCGGTGGCGCGCCGGGTGCCGCTGGCCCGGCCGCTGACCGTCGCCGCGCAGGCCGTGGTCACGCTGCTGCTCCTGACGCTGGTCTTCGCCCGGCAGCAGGCGCTCGCCGGGCTGGTCCCCGGCCCGCAGGCCTTCCAGCGCTTCGCCGACCTGCTGCAACAGGGGGGCGACGACATCGCGCGGTACGCGATCCCGGCGCCGCTGGGGTCCGACGGCATCCGGCTGATGCTGGTCGGCGGGGTCCTGGTGATCGGGCTGCTGGTGGACACCCTCGCGGTGACCTTCCGCAGCGCCGCCCCGGCGGGGCTGCCGCTGCTCGCGCTCTACTCGGTGGCCGCGGGGCTGTCCGAGGGCGGCACGGACTGGCTGTGGTTCCTGGTCGCCGCGGCCGGCTATCTGATGCTGCTGCTGGCCGAGGGACGCGACCGGCTCGCGCAGTGGGGCCGGGTCTTCGGCGGCGCACCGAGGACGCCGGGCGGGGAGCCGAGCGGGGCGGTCGCTCCGGTCCGCACGGGGCGGCGCATCGGCGCCTTCGCGCTGGGCATCGCCCTGGTGGTGCCGCTCGCCCTGCCCGCGATGGACGGCGGGCTGCTGGACAGCGCGAGGTCGGGCGTCGGCGACGGCACCGGGGGCGGGGGCACGATCTCCGCGGTGAACCCCCTGGTCTCCCTGCGTGACAGCCTCAACGTCGACGAGAACCGCCAGGTCCTCTCCGTCGACACCGACTCGAACGACATAGCGAACCTGTACCTGCGCATCGTGTCCCTGGACGACTTCGACGGCACCACGTGGAAGCCCTCCAAGCGGCACATCACCGCCGTGCCGAACGGTGCCTTCCCGACGCCGGTCGGCCTCGGCCCCGACATCGAGCGTGCGGAGACCCGGGCCACCATCTCGGCCGCGGACTGGTACGCCCAGGACTGGCTGCCGATGCCGTACCCGCCGAGCGGCGTCCGGGTCGCCGGCAACTGGCGCTACGAACCCGTCGGCATGACACTGGTCGGCGACCACGGCCAGAACACACGCGGGCTGACGTACGAGGTGCGGAGCCTGAGCGTGCGGCCGACGGCGGACCAGCTCGCCGCGGCACCGCAGCCGCCGGGTGCCCTGAAGCGGGAGTACACGGAGCTGCCGGACTCCTTGCCGGAGGTGGTCTCCCAGACCGCCCGACAGGTCACGGCCGGCGCGGCGAACCCCTATGAGCAGGCGGTCCGGCTCCAGGAGTACTTCGCGGTCAACGGCGGTTTCGAGTACGACACCCAGGTGAAGGTCGGCAGCGGTTCGGAGGCGATCGCCCGCTTCCTGAAGGACAAGCAGGGCTTCTGCGTCCACTTCTCCTTCGCCATGGCCGCCATGGCCCGCTCCCTGGGCATTCCGGCCAGGGTCGCGGTCGGCTTCGCACCGGGGTCCCCGCAGGCGGACGGCTCGGTGTCGGTGGGGCTGCGGGACGCGCACGCCTGGCCCGAGGTGTACTTCGAGGGCGTGGGCTGGACCCGCTTCGAGCCCACACCGACCCGTGGCTCGACTCCCTCGTACACCCTGACGGACACGCCGGACAGCTCGGTCCCGGACCCCGCGCTGCCGTCCCGGGACGCGCGGACGGAGCCGTCGGCGGCACCCTCGGTGAGCGAGTCCTGCTCGGCCCAGGACAAGAAGCTGGAGGCCTGTGCGAGCGAGTCCGCGGCGGCGGCGCCGGTCACGGGCGGCAGCGGACCGAAGTGGTACGCGGTGCTGGCCTGGGTCCTGGGCGGGCTCGCGGTGCTGCTGGTCCCGCTGGCACCGATGCTGTGGCGGATGCGCACCCGCGCGGTGCGGCTGGGGGCGCACGGCCGTGGCGAGGCGGACGCGGGGCCGCACACCCTGGCGGTCTGGCAGGAGCTGACCGACACGGCGTGGGACTTCGGGATCCTGCCGGAGGAGTCGCAGACGCCGCGCAGGGCGGCGGCCCGCATCGTCCGGCTCGGGCAGCTCGATCCGGCGGCCGCGGCGTCGGTGCACCGGGTGGCGGACGCCGTGGAGCAGGCTCTCTACGCGCCCCGCCCGCGCCTGACGTCGGGTCTCACGGAGGACGTGCGCCGGGCGGAGGCCGGCCTGCGGGCCGGGGTCGGCCGTGCCACACGGCTGCGCGCACGGTTCGCCCCGCGTTCGACCGTACGGGTGGTGTGGGCGGCGTCGGCCTGGTGGACGGCGTCGAAGCGGCGGGTCGCGGCGGTCCGGCCGACGCTGCGGAAGGCGCCGGGACAGCAGGGCTGA
- a CDS encoding methyltransferase yields MSDPMRPPVSPHRPHPASPRSEPSRSRAALRTAVVWDVLQDALDRRVKATGRQALDVLDTGGGSGNFAVPAARLGHRVTVVDPSPNALFALERRAAEADVADRVRGVQGDVHGLFDVAERGGYDVVLCHGVLEYVDDPAEGVRNAVAALRAEGVLSLLAAGLGGAVLARALAGHFAEARQALDDPNGRWGSGDPVPRRFTAEQLTGLVEAAGLRIGAVHGVRVFADLVPGVLVDTEPGAMDALLKLEAAAAELAAFHSVATQLHVLGETRGTQET; encoded by the coding sequence GTGTCGGACCCGATGCGCCCGCCCGTCTCCCCCCACCGCCCGCACCCGGCGTCGCCGCGCTCCGAGCCCTCGCGTTCCCGCGCCGCCCTCCGCACCGCCGTGGTCTGGGACGTCCTCCAGGACGCCCTCGACCGCCGGGTCAAGGCCACGGGGCGCCAGGCGCTGGACGTCCTGGACACCGGCGGCGGCAGCGGCAACTTCGCGGTGCCGGCGGCCCGCCTCGGCCACCGCGTCACCGTCGTCGACCCGAGCCCCAACGCCCTGTTCGCGCTGGAGCGCCGCGCCGCCGAGGCCGACGTCGCCGACCGGGTGCGAGGCGTCCAGGGAGACGTCCACGGCCTCTTCGACGTGGCCGAGCGCGGCGGCTACGACGTGGTGCTCTGCCACGGCGTCCTGGAGTACGTGGACGACCCCGCCGAGGGCGTCCGCAACGCCGTCGCCGCCCTGCGCGCCGAGGGCGTCCTCAGTCTGCTCGCCGCGGGGCTCGGCGGTGCCGTGCTCGCGCGCGCCCTCGCCGGGCACTTCGCGGAGGCCCGCCAGGCCCTCGACGACCCGAACGGCCGCTGGGGCTCGGGTGATCCCGTGCCCCGCCGGTTCACCGCCGAACAGCTCACCGGACTGGTCGAGGCCGCGGGGCTGCGGATCGGCGCCGTGCACGGCGTGCGGGTCTTCGCCGACCTCGTTCCCGGGGTGCTGGTGGACACCGAGCCCGGCGCCATGGACGCCCTGCTGAAGCTGGAGGCCGCGGCGGCCGAACTCGCCGCCTTCCATTCTGTGGCCACCCAGCTGCATGTGCTCGGTGAGACCCGAGGGACCCAGGAGACCTGA
- a CDS encoding DUF58 domain-containing protein, with amino-acid sequence MDAGGTDRSEDDRGEGGGIRTALTGLTTRGRSFLAAGIAAAVCAYVLGQSDLLRVGLLLSVLPLVCATVLYRTRYRVAGSRRLSPGRVPAGSEARVHLRVDNVSRLPTGLLMLQDRVPYVLGPRPRFVLDRVEPGGRREVSYRVRSDLRGRYPLGPLQLRLTDPFGLCELTRSFSTYDTLTVIPRVEALPPVRLSGEARGYGEGRQRSLALAGDDDVIPRGYRYGDDLRRVHWRSTARYGELMVRREEQPQRARCTVLLDTRGLAYEGAGPDSAFEWAVSGAASVLVHMLERGFSVRLLTDTGNSVPGEGADGFAGASQGTADAAGLMMDTLAVIDHSDGTGLSRAYDVLRGGNEGLLVAFFGDLDEEQATVAAKMRQRSGGAVAFVLDGGAWERESPAVPGPADGGGERLRMLREAGWTAVGVPRGAPLEEVWRLADRERSGLTAASGGEGTG; translated from the coding sequence ATGGACGCCGGGGGGACGGACCGGTCGGAGGACGACCGGGGCGAGGGCGGCGGCATCCGCACCGCCCTGACCGGTCTGACCACCCGCGGGCGTTCCTTCCTGGCCGCCGGCATCGCCGCCGCGGTCTGCGCCTACGTCCTCGGACAGAGCGACCTGCTGCGGGTCGGACTGCTGCTGAGCGTGCTGCCCCTGGTCTGCGCGACGGTGCTCTACCGCACCCGCTACCGGGTGGCGGGCAGCCGCCGGCTCTCCCCGGGGCGGGTGCCCGCGGGCAGCGAGGCCCGGGTCCATCTGCGCGTCGACAACGTCTCGCGGCTGCCCACCGGTCTGCTGATGCTCCAGGACCGCGTCCCCTACGTACTGGGGCCGCGCCCCCGCTTCGTCCTCGACCGGGTGGAGCCCGGCGGCCGCCGCGAGGTGTCCTACCGGGTCCGCTCGGACCTGCGCGGGCGCTACCCGCTGGGCCCGCTGCAACTGCGCCTGACCGATCCCTTCGGGCTGTGCGAGCTGACCCGCTCCTTCTCCACGTACGACACCCTGACCGTCATCCCGCGTGTGGAGGCGCTGCCGCCGGTGCGGCTGAGCGGGGAGGCGAGGGGGTACGGCGAGGGCCGGCAGCGCTCGCTGGCACTGGCGGGCGACGACGACGTGATCCCGCGCGGGTACCGCTACGGCGACGACCTGCGCCGCGTGCACTGGCGCTCCACCGCGCGCTACGGCGAGCTCATGGTGCGCCGCGAGGAGCAGCCCCAACGAGCCCGCTGCACGGTGCTCCTTGACACCCGGGGCCTGGCCTACGAGGGCGCGGGCCCCGACTCCGCCTTCGAATGGGCGGTTTCGGGCGCGGCCTCCGTGCTGGTGCACATGCTGGAGCGGGGCTTCTCCGTCCGGCTGCTGACGGACACCGGCAACTCGGTGCCCGGCGAGGGGGCCGACGGCTTCGCGGGCGCGAGCCAGGGCACGGCCGACGCGGCCGGGCTGATGATGGACACCCTCGCCGTGATCGACCACTCCGACGGCACGGGCCTGTCCCGCGCCTACGACGTGCTGCGCGGCGGGAACGAGGGGCTGCTGGTGGCGTTCTTCGGCGATCTGGACGAGGAACAGGCCACGGTGGCGGCCAAGATGCGGCAGCGCAGCGGTGGTGCCGTCGCCTTCGTCCTGGACGGCGGGGCCTGGGAGCGGGAGTCGCCCGCGGTCCCCGGCCCGGCGGACGGGGGCGGGGAGCGGCTGCGGATGCTGCGTGAGGCGGGCTGGACCGCCGTGGGCGTCCCGCGGGGCGCCCCCCTGGAGGAAGTGTGGCGCCTGGCGGACCGCGAGCGCAGCGGCCTCACGGCGGCGAGCGGCGGGGAGGGCACGGGATGA
- the rsmH gene encoding 16S rRNA (cytosine(1402)-N(4))-methyltransferase RsmH: MSQSRHVPVMLQRCLDLLAPALQEPGAVVVDCTLGLGGHSEALLTRFPDARLVALDRDKEALRLSGERLAPYGERATLVHAVYDELPDVLDRLGVPRVQGVLFDLGVSSMQLDEADRGFAYAQDAPLDMRMDQTTGMSAAEVLNTYPPGELVRILRAYGEEKQAKRIVSAIVRERDKEPFSNSARLVELIRAALPQAAKRTGGNPAKRTFQALRIEVNGELSVLERAVPAAVEALDVGGRIAVLSYHSLEDRLVKQVFAAGAANTAPPGLPVVPERYAPRLKLLTRGAELPTEQEIAENRRAAPARLRGAQRIRESIG, from the coding sequence TTGAGCCAGAGTCGACACGTCCCGGTGATGCTCCAGCGGTGCCTGGACCTGCTGGCGCCCGCCCTCCAGGAGCCGGGCGCCGTGGTCGTCGACTGCACGCTGGGACTCGGCGGGCACAGCGAGGCGCTCCTCACCCGCTTCCCCGACGCCCGCCTCGTCGCCCTCGACCGGGACAAGGAGGCGCTGCGCCTGTCCGGCGAGCGGCTCGCCCCGTACGGGGAGCGCGCCACCCTGGTGCACGCCGTGTACGACGAACTGCCCGACGTGCTGGACCGCCTCGGCGTCCCGCGCGTCCAGGGCGTGCTGTTCGACCTCGGCGTCTCCTCCATGCAGCTCGACGAGGCGGACCGCGGTTTCGCCTACGCCCAGGACGCCCCGCTGGACATGCGCATGGACCAGACGACCGGCATGAGCGCCGCCGAGGTCCTCAACACCTACCCGCCGGGCGAACTCGTCCGCATCCTGCGGGCGTACGGCGAGGAGAAGCAGGCCAAGCGGATCGTGTCCGCGATCGTGCGGGAGCGCGACAAGGAGCCGTTCAGTAACAGCGCACGGCTCGTGGAGCTGATCCGCGCCGCCCTGCCGCAGGCGGCCAAGCGCACCGGCGGCAACCCGGCCAAGCGCACCTTCCAGGCCCTGCGCATCGAGGTCAACGGCGAGCTGTCCGTCCTGGAGCGGGCGGTCCCGGCCGCCGTCGAGGCCCTCGACGTGGGCGGACGGATCGCCGTCCTGTCGTACCACTCCCTGGAGGACCGGCTCGTCAAGCAGGTGTTCGCGGCCGGCGCGGCGAACACCGCACCCCCCGGACTGCCGGTCGTGCCCGAACGCTACGCGCCCCGGCTCAAGCTCCTCACGCGCGGTGCCGAACTTCCCACCGAGCAGGAGATCGCCGAGAACCGGCGGGCGGCGCCGGCCCGGCTGCGCGGAGCCCAGCGGATCAGGGAGTCCATCGGGTGA
- a CDS encoding septum formation initiator family protein — protein MGRNPELKGRAARLARLFPPGGARGQAARAPFVLLVVVLLGGGLIGLLLLNSALSEGSFQLDDLKQETKELTDEEQALQRDIDAYSAPRALQRRARELGMVPGGDPAFLAPDGSVKGSPSPAPTAVTPLVVAPEALTAPPGTDTLSTDTSGTGTSPGVAPSTTGPAGPAPGTAAGSTAATDPTPTPGR, from the coding sequence GTGGGTAGGAACCCCGAGCTGAAGGGGCGGGCGGCCCGGTTGGCCCGGCTCTTCCCGCCCGGCGGCGCACGGGGCCAGGCGGCCCGAGCCCCCTTCGTCCTCCTCGTGGTCGTCCTCCTCGGCGGCGGCCTCATCGGGCTCCTGCTGCTGAACTCCGCCCTGAGCGAGGGCTCGTTCCAGCTGGACGACCTGAAGCAGGAGACGAAGGAGCTCACCGACGAGGAGCAGGCGCTCCAACGGGACATCGACGCCTACTCCGCCCCCCGGGCCCTCCAACGCCGCGCCCGCGAGCTGGGCATGGTGCCCGGCGGTGACCCCGCCTTCCTCGCCCCCGACGGCTCCGTCAAGGGCTCGCCGAGCCCCGCGCCCACCGCGGTCACCCCGCTGGTCGTCGCCCCCGAGGCGCTGACCGCGCCGCCCGGCACGGACACGCTGTCGACGGACACGTCCGGCACCGGCACGTCCCCCGGTGTCGCGCCCTCCACCACCGGGCCCGCCGGCCCGGCCCCCGGTACGGCGGCCGGCTCCACGGCAGCGACCGACCCGACCCCGACCCCCGGCAGGTGA
- a CDS encoding AAA family ATPase, whose translation MTTYDDRASLTDLTAVVERVRGSVEDVIEGKPEVVRLSLTVLLAEGHLLIEDVPGVGKTMLAKALARSIDCSVRRIQFTPDLLPSDITGVSIWDQQRRDFEFKPGAIFAQVVIGDEINRASPKTQSALLESMEERQVTIDGQTYELPSPFMVVATQNPVEMEGTYPLPEAQRDRFMARVSIGYPSPEAELQMLDVHGGVNPLDDLQPVAHAHEILKLIEAVRGVHVADPVRRYAVDLVAATRTHPDLRLGASPRATLHLLRAAKASAALSGREYALPDDVQALAVAVLAHRLLPTAQAQLNRRTAEQVVQEILQRTPVPAAPQQQTGFGMGRGASAYGQQPPRRL comes from the coding sequence GTGACGACCTATGACGATCGAGCGAGCCTCACTGATCTGACCGCTGTGGTCGAGCGCGTACGCGGTTCGGTGGAGGACGTGATCGAGGGCAAGCCCGAGGTCGTACGGCTCTCCCTGACCGTGTTGCTCGCCGAGGGACACCTGTTGATCGAGGATGTCCCGGGCGTCGGCAAGACCATGCTGGCCAAGGCGCTGGCGCGGTCGATCGACTGCTCCGTGCGCCGGATCCAGTTCACGCCGGACCTGCTGCCCTCGGACATCACCGGGGTGTCCATCTGGGACCAGCAGCGCCGGGACTTCGAGTTCAAGCCGGGCGCCATCTTCGCGCAGGTGGTGATCGGCGACGAGATCAACCGCGCCTCGCCCAAGACCCAGTCCGCGCTGCTGGAGTCGATGGAGGAGCGCCAGGTCACCATCGACGGGCAGACCTACGAGCTGCCCAGCCCCTTCATGGTGGTGGCCACGCAGAACCCGGTCGAGATGGAGGGCACCTACCCGCTGCCGGAGGCCCAGCGCGACCGCTTCATGGCGCGGGTCTCCATCGGCTACCCGAGCCCGGAGGCCGAGCTCCAGATGCTCGACGTGCACGGCGGGGTGAATCCGCTGGACGACCTCCAGCCGGTGGCGCACGCGCACGAGATCCTCAAGCTGATCGAGGCCGTCCGGGGCGTCCACGTCGCGGACCCGGTCCGGCGGTACGCGGTGGACCTGGTCGCCGCGACCCGCACCCACCCGGACCTGAGACTCGGCGCCTCGCCGCGCGCCACGCTGCATCTGCTGCGCGCGGCGAAGGCGTCCGCCGCCCTGAGCGGCCGGGAGTACGCGCTGCCGGACGACGTGCAGGCCCTCGCGGTCGCCGTCCTGGCCCACCGCCTGCTGCCCACCGCCCAGGCCCAGCTCAACCGCCGCACCGCCGAGCAGGTCGTCCAGGAGATCCTGCAGCGCACTCCGGTGCCGGCGGCGCCCCAGCAGCAGACGGGCTTCGGCATGGGCCGCGGCGCGTCGGCGTACGGCCAGCAACCGCCGCGGAGGCTGTGA
- a CDS encoding peptidoglycan D,D-transpeptidase FtsI family protein, protein MTEVSDREPPRRRVPGPARPVRPGGRRQPGPGSRPARRPGPPRPAAPRVIRLGSPRPRLRLIGLALTLVLSAFVVRLLQVQAVDAGTYTAKAEQNHYVVHKLPSERGGITDRNGVALASTVDAYDITADPTLFTREQLKVGDGPEQAAALLAPILGEDQEDLVDRLRPENKKLRYVVLARRQTPQVWNQIKDLKSALTKKAETDESVVNVLAGVLADPSSKRVYPGGDLAASILGWVNADGEGGGGLERKLNETLAGKDGEIRYVQSGGRQVPTAGSTETPAVPGSDVELTIDRDIQWAAQEAISAQVEKSKADGGYVIVQDTATGEILAMANSPGFDPADLAHADPDALGNAALQDAFEPGSTAKVMSMAAVLEENAATPGTHITVPNRLKRGDRLFKDDVDHPTWYLTLNGVLAKSSNIGTIMATGELGRTQQEANKVLHSYLRKFGLGGYSGLGFPGETKGILAPPDQWSTSQQYTIPFGQGVSVNALQAASVYSTIANGGVRVEPTLVRGTKGDDDRFTPAPEPKKTRVISEKTAKTLSRMLESVVDDEEGTGTKARIPGYRVAGKTGTANRVDPATGQYKGYTSSFAGFAPADKPRVTVYCAIQNATQGSYFGGQICGPIYKQVMEFALKTLQIPPTGAAPARLPVAFKP, encoded by the coding sequence GTGACGGAAGTGTCCGACAGGGAACCGCCGCGCCGCCGCGTGCCCGGACCCGCCAGGCCCGTACGCCCCGGCGGGCGGCGGCAGCCGGGCCCCGGCTCCCGGCCGGCCCGCCGGCCCGGCCCGCCCCGGCCGGCCGCGCCCCGTGTCATCCGCCTGGGCAGCCCCCGCCCGCGGCTGCGCCTGATCGGCCTCGCGCTGACCCTGGTGCTGTCCGCGTTCGTCGTGCGGCTGCTCCAGGTGCAGGCCGTCGACGCCGGCACGTACACCGCCAAGGCCGAGCAGAACCACTACGTCGTCCACAAACTCCCCTCCGAGCGCGGCGGGATCACCGACCGCAACGGCGTCGCCCTCGCGTCCACGGTGGACGCCTACGACATCACCGCCGACCCGACGCTGTTCACCCGCGAGCAGCTGAAGGTCGGCGACGGTCCCGAGCAGGCGGCGGCGCTCCTCGCGCCGATCCTCGGCGAGGACCAGGAGGACCTGGTCGACCGGCTCCGCCCCGAGAACAAGAAGCTGCGCTACGTCGTCCTCGCTCGCCGGCAGACCCCACAGGTCTGGAACCAGATCAAGGACCTGAAGAGCGCGCTCACCAAGAAGGCGGAGACGGACGAGTCCGTGGTCAACGTCCTCGCGGGCGTCCTCGCCGACCCCAGCAGCAAACGCGTGTACCCGGGCGGTGACCTCGCCGCCTCCATCCTGGGCTGGGTCAACGCCGACGGCGAGGGTGGCGGCGGCCTCGAACGGAAGCTGAACGAGACGCTGGCCGGCAAGGACGGCGAGATCCGCTACGTGCAGTCCGGCGGCCGCCAGGTGCCCACCGCCGGCTCCACCGAGACGCCCGCCGTGCCCGGCAGCGACGTCGAGCTCACCATCGACCGCGACATCCAGTGGGCGGCCCAGGAGGCGATCAGCGCGCAGGTGGAGAAGTCCAAGGCGGACGGGGGCTACGTCATCGTCCAGGACACCGCCACCGGCGAGATCCTCGCCATGGCCAACTCGCCCGGCTTCGACCCGGCCGACCTCGCCCACGCCGACCCGGACGCGCTCGGCAACGCGGCCCTCCAGGACGCCTTCGAGCCCGGCTCCACCGCCAAGGTGATGTCGATGGCGGCGGTACTGGAGGAGAACGCCGCCACGCCCGGCACCCACATCACCGTCCCCAACCGGCTCAAGCGCGGCGACCGGCTCTTCAAGGACGACGTCGACCACCCGACCTGGTACCTCACGCTCAACGGCGTACTCGCCAAGTCCAGCAACATCGGCACCATCATGGCCACCGGCGAGCTCGGCAGGACGCAGCAGGAGGCCAACAAGGTGCTCCACTCCTACCTGCGCAAGTTCGGCCTCGGCGGCTACAGCGGCCTCGGCTTCCCGGGAGAGACCAAGGGCATCCTCGCGCCGCCCGACCAGTGGTCGACCTCGCAGCAGTACACGATTCCTTTCGGCCAGGGCGTCTCCGTGAACGCGCTGCAGGCGGCCTCCGTCTACTCGACCATCGCCAACGGCGGCGTCCGCGTCGAGCCCACGCTCGTGCGCGGGACCAAGGGCGACGACGACCGCTTCACCCCGGCACCCGAGCCCAAGAAGACCCGTGTGATCAGCGAGAAGACCGCCAAGACCCTCTCGCGGATGCTGGAGTCGGTCGTCGACGACGAGGAGGGCACCGGTACCAAGGCCCGCATCCCCGGCTACCGGGTCGCGGGCAAGACCGGGACGGCCAACCGGGTGGATCCGGCCACCGGCCAGTACAAGGGATACACCTCCTCCTTCGCCGGGTTCGCCCCCGCCGACAAGCCCCGCGTCACCGTCTACTGCGCCATCCAGAACGCCACGCAGGGCAGCTACTTCGGCGGCCAGATCTGCGGCCCCATCTACAAGCAGGTCATGGAGTTCGCCCTGAAGACCCTCCAGATCCCACCGACCGGGGCCGCCCCCGCGAGGCTCCCGGTCGCCTTCAAACCCTGA
- a CDS encoding beta-class carbonic anhydrase, which yields MTTSASIPAGSASAATGDGSVTDRLVEANARYATEFADAELAGRPALQAAVVACMDARLDVTAALGLRNGDCHVIRNAGGAVTDDVIRSLTISQRALGTRSVILVHHTACGMETLTEEFRHELELEVGQRPGWAVESFRDVDQDVRQSIQRVRTSPFLPHTDDVRGFVYDVKTGLLREVDPA from the coding sequence ATGACGACTTCTGCATCGATTCCCGCAGGCTCCGCGTCCGCCGCCACCGGCGACGGCTCCGTCACCGACCGCCTCGTCGAGGCGAACGCGCGGTACGCCACCGAGTTCGCCGACGCCGAACTGGCAGGCCGCCCCGCCCTGCAGGCCGCCGTCGTGGCCTGCATGGACGCGCGTCTGGACGTGACCGCCGCGCTCGGTCTGCGCAACGGCGACTGCCACGTCATCCGCAACGCCGGCGGCGCCGTCACCGACGACGTGATCCGCTCCCTCACCATCAGCCAGCGGGCGCTCGGCACCCGCAGCGTCATCCTCGTCCACCACACGGCGTGCGGCATGGAGACCCTCACCGAGGAGTTCCGGCACGAACTGGAGCTGGAGGTGGGCCAGCGCCCCGGCTGGGCGGTGGAGTCCTTCCGCGACGTCGACCAGGACGTACGGCAGTCCATCCAGCGGGTCAGGACCTCGCCCTTCCTGCCGCACACGGACGACGTACGCGGCTTTGTCTACGACGTGAAGACCGGCCTGCTCCGCGAGGTCGACCCCGCCTGA